In uncultured Cohaesibacter sp., a genomic segment contains:
- a CDS encoding substrate-binding domain-containing protein — protein sequence MKYFTTLATAALMTAGLSVAASAADTSVCLITKDATNPFFVKMKEGAEAKAKELGVKLQSYAGKYDGDHETQVSAIETCIAAGAGGILLVATDSKAITGQVKKARDAGLVVIALDTPLDPMDAADMTFATDNFLAGELIGQWAAKTIDDPANAKIGLININVTQPSVGVLRNQGFLTGFGIDIGDKSKWGDETDSRIVGQEIGNGNAEGGRKGMENLLAINPDINVVYTINEPTAAGAYEALKAFGKQNDAIIVSVDGGCPGVANVEAGIIGATAQQYPLDMAAKGVEAIVKAVETGEMPAATEGKDFFDTGVGLVTDKPVEGLKQLTVEEGKNLCWG from the coding sequence ATGAAATATTTCACAACATTGGCAACTGCTGCGCTAATGACGGCTGGTCTGTCTGTCGCAGCGTCTGCCGCCGACACGTCGGTCTGCCTGATCACCAAGGATGCTACCAATCCATTCTTTGTCAAAATGAAGGAAGGCGCCGAAGCCAAGGCCAAGGAACTGGGCGTCAAGCTGCAAAGCTATGCCGGCAAATATGACGGCGACCATGAAACGCAGGTCTCGGCAATCGAAACATGCATCGCAGCCGGAGCCGGAGGCATTCTGCTGGTTGCAACCGATTCCAAGGCGATCACCGGTCAGGTCAAAAAGGCACGTGACGCCGGTCTGGTGGTCATTGCCCTTGATACTCCGCTCGATCCCATGGACGCTGCCGACATGACCTTCGCCACGGACAATTTCCTGGCGGGCGAACTGATCGGTCAATGGGCTGCCAAGACGATTGACGATCCGGCCAATGCCAAGATCGGCCTGATCAATATCAACGTCACCCAGCCGTCTGTTGGTGTGCTGCGCAATCAGGGCTTCCTGACCGGTTTCGGCATCGATATCGGCGACAAGAGCAAATGGGGTGATGAAACCGACAGCCGCATCGTCGGGCAGGAAATCGGCAATGGCAACGCAGAAGGTGGCCGCAAGGGCATGGAAAATCTGCTCGCCATCAATCCGGACATCAATGTGGTCTATACCATCAACGAACCGACCGCTGCGGGCGCCTATGAAGCCCTGAAGGCATTCGGCAAGCAGAATGACGCCATCATCGTATCCGTCGATGGCGGTTGCCCGGGCGTGGCAAATGTCGAAGCGGGCATCATCGGTGCCACCGCACAGCAATATCCGCTCGATATGGCAGCAAAGGGCGTGGAAGCCATTGTCAAGGCAGTGGAAACCGGCGAAATGCCAGCCGCTACCGAAGGCAAGGATTTCTTTGACACAGGCGTTGGCCTTGTCACCGACAAGCCGGTGGAAGGGCTCAAGCAGCTCACCGTCGAAGAAGGCAAGAATCTTTGCTGGGGTTAA
- a CDS encoding ROK family protein, with amino-acid sequence MSKNNHEARQRSFQKGSNQVAIRSYNERLVLQFVREGKAVSKAEATRATGLSANAISTIFRTLEEDGFLLRDEPIRGRIGQPSTPMRLNPDVRHYLSFAVGRRSMELAVVDFLGQIRASRRVTIPYPTPEGVLTFFKDNLASVLRSAKLKREAIAGMGLAIPFELWNWTHEFDAPLEEMNSWRGFSLVEALQDLVPWTIVLENDATAACRAELVFGGRNRLQDWIYFFIGAFVGGGIVLNGSVFAGRKGNAGGFGPMRVPGKDGDRLVDHASLVVLEHWLAKEPDQKLNIYDEATDWNRLEPFLSQWIERAARNLAHATVSALAVIDFEGVVIDGAFPEEIRARLVEAFRHQMEVIDLQGVSMPEIEAGHVGRKARILGGAATLINLNHMIDQNTLLRSQ; translated from the coding sequence ATGAGCAAAAACAATCACGAAGCCCGACAGCGAAGCTTCCAGAAGGGCTCCAATCAGGTTGCGATCCGAAGCTATAACGAGCGTCTGGTGCTTCAGTTCGTTCGCGAGGGAAAGGCTGTTAGCAAGGCCGAGGCGACTCGTGCAACCGGTTTGTCTGCCAATGCCATTTCCACGATTTTCCGCACGCTGGAGGAAGACGGCTTCCTTTTGCGCGACGAGCCGATCCGCGGCCGGATCGGGCAACCCTCCACTCCGATGCGCCTTAATCCCGATGTGCGCCATTATCTGTCTTTCGCCGTGGGACGCCGAAGCATGGAACTGGCCGTTGTCGATTTTCTCGGCCAGATCAGAGCCTCGCGTCGGGTGACTATCCCCTATCCGACACCGGAAGGAGTGCTCACCTTTTTCAAGGACAATCTTGCCAGTGTGTTGCGCTCGGCTAAACTGAAGCGCGAAGCGATTGCCGGGATGGGACTGGCCATACCATTCGAATTGTGGAACTGGACCCATGAATTTGACGCCCCTCTGGAAGAGATGAACAGCTGGCGCGGCTTCTCTCTGGTGGAGGCCCTGCAAGATCTTGTTCCATGGACCATCGTGCTGGAGAATGATGCAACGGCTGCCTGCCGGGCGGAACTGGTGTTTGGCGGCCGCAACCGCTTACAGGACTGGATCTATTTCTTCATCGGTGCCTTTGTGGGGGGCGGCATCGTGCTCAATGGCAGCGTTTTTGCCGGACGCAAGGGCAATGCGGGGGGCTTTGGCCCGATGCGGGTGCCGGGCAAGGATGGCGACCGGCTTGTTGATCACGCTTCGCTGGTGGTGCTGGAACATTGGCTGGCCAAGGAGCCGGACCAAAAGCTCAATATCTATGACGAGGCGACCGACTGGAACAGGCTCGAACCATTCCTCAGCCAATGGATAGAAAGGGCGGCGCGCAATCTGGCCCATGCCACGGTATCCGCGCTTGCCGTGATCGACTTCGAAGGTGTGGTCATAGATGGCGCCTTTCCCGAAGAGATCCGGGCACGGCTCGTTGAAGCCTTTCGTCACCAAATGGAAGTGATCGACTTGCAAGGTGTTTCGATGCCTGAAATCGAAGCCGGTCATGTGGGGCGCAAGGCGCGCATTCTGGGGGGAGCCGCAACGCTGATCAACCTCAATCACATGATCGACCAGAATACCCTGCTGCGATCTCAGTAG